From one Halosimplex rubrum genomic stretch:
- a CDS encoding DUF7847 domain-containing protein: MVVLNALRQTPGTLRRNLVLFVPILVLSLFQVPQLALQAVNPLLSSIVSLGLSLVLLVVMPFFQGGLIAMADEALDGKTALRTFIDAGKANYVSILVAYLALMAVNFVLGMVAFFVGVVGTVFVLGSGGLASANVATLAVIGLVVAIVVLLYLIVLFFLQFYGQAIVLDDMGAVDGLKHSVSVVRQHIVSTLGYSILVGVLGGVFGGIVGVLSLLLSPESTTAFHLPELSLPVLAAVGLLALVVGVVFSGFFAVYSVSFYRGITQ, encoded by the coding sequence ATGGTCGTCCTGAACGCCCTCCGTCAGACGCCGGGAACTCTCCGCAGAAATCTGGTGCTGTTCGTCCCAATTCTGGTCCTCTCGCTGTTCCAAGTGCCACAACTGGCGCTTCAGGCGGTGAATCCCCTCCTCAGCAGTATCGTCTCGCTTGGCCTGTCGCTCGTGTTGCTCGTCGTCATGCCGTTCTTCCAGGGCGGATTGATCGCAATGGCCGACGAAGCACTCGACGGGAAAACCGCGCTACGGACGTTCATAGACGCCGGCAAGGCCAACTACGTCTCGATTCTCGTCGCATACCTCGCTCTGATGGCGGTCAACTTCGTCCTCGGGATGGTCGCGTTTTTCGTCGGCGTGGTCGGTACCGTATTCGTCCTCGGAAGTGGAGGCCTCGCGTCGGCGAACGTCGCGACGCTTGCCGTCATCGGACTTGTCGTCGCCATCGTCGTTCTCCTGTACCTCATCGTCCTCTTTTTCCTCCAGTTCTACGGCCAGGCGATCGTCCTCGACGATATGGGAGCCGTCGACGGACTCAAACACAGCGTCTCGGTCGTTAGACAGCACATCGTCAGTACGCTGGGGTACTCGATTCTCGTCGGCGTTCTCGGTGGAGTGTTCGGCGGTATCGTTGGCGTGCTCTCGCTTCTCCTGTCACCGGAGTCAACGACGGCGTTCCATCTCCCAGAACTCTCCCTCCCGGTTCTGGCTGCCGTCGGCCTCCTTGCCCTCGTCGTAGGCGTGGTGTTCAGTGGCTTTTTCGCAGTGTATTCCGTGTCGTTCTATCGAGGGATTACCCAGTAA